A stretch of DNA from Candidatus Saganbacteria bacterium:
GGCGGCCCTGTCATGCCAAGTTGTCGGAATTTCGGTTATCTTGAGACTAGTTAGGAACAGTGCCCTCGGACCTAAATTTGGGAAATTCCCAACTTCCTTCACTAATGCCATTATAACTTGTCAAGCCCCACGGGCTCAACCCCCATTTTATCTAGCCATTAAGCAATCGTCAGATGTTCTTTGTGGCGATAAAAAAATATTTTTAGGATTTTTGTCCAAAAAAGAAAGCCCGCCCCAGTCGGCTAGCCCATTTCAATTTTAGCTTTTTAGCCATTTGCTACAATGGTTGTATCATTTCTATGGAGGTGTCTTATGTTCAAAAACCGTCGGAAAACGTTCGCTTCCTAACCAGTCTCTTCATGATCAAATCTCATTAATTATTCGCCTTGTTTTCCTGCTTGGCCCCAGTTTTCTTTGGGAATATCTTCGATAACTATTATAACGGCTTCAGTTTTGCATTCAAGCGTATCGCAAACAGTTTTTGTCACATTTTCAATGAGTTTCTTTTTCATTTCAGCGGTTCTTCCGGCCCACATACCGATCTTGACTATTGGCATTTATCCCTCCTAATATATTAATGAATATTGGATAGAATGAATAAAAATAATTATCAATTAAATCGTCAGTTCTTTGAACACTTTTTCTACAATTATCAGGCTTTTTTCGGCTTCTTCTTTTGTAATATTTTCTCCGGTAGGATATCGAAGTTGAGGATAAAAATCATCGATATATGTTATGTCATCAAATTGTAACGAGAGTTTCTTGATGTTGTTTATAGACCGAAAAAGTTCTTTTAGATCATGAATGAAAGGGAATCTTTGTTTGTTTTTCAATAAAAACCATTTGAAGAGCTTTTCAATGGATTGGTGTGTGTGATAAACGGTAATATGATAATTATCCGATTCTTTCAGGATGATCTTTGCGGATTCCAGGTCATCTTTTGCGAACTGAAGCCATTCGTCCGCAACAAGCTGTCTTTCATCTTTCATATACTTTTTTGCCCTTATGAAAGATCTCGTACTGAATGGTTCCCCATAAATTTTGCCGCTTAACAAAAGCTTCTTTACTGAAAAAAAGTATATCAGTGGGCATTTCGATGTTAAAGATGGATTTTTTTGCCTTGGAAAGCAGAGAGTGCTTATCGGCCACGCCATCTTTAATTATACAAATATCCAGATCGCTATTTTCTTTGATCTTGCCGGAAATATAGCTTCCAAATAAATAGATCTCGTCAGGATCGACGGAATCTTTGATCGATCTAATAGCCTGATCAACTTTTGTTTTTGTAACCATATTATAATTCTATCAATCACGTACTTCAGTGTCAATTTGAATAAAATCAGGCTTCAAAATGGAATTGCACCTATTATTTGACGAAAATCATTCATGAGAGCTCCGAAAAATTTGCAAGATAAAAAATATAGCAGTTAATAAGGATTTTAGGGGCTGAATTTCAGTCCTTTTTTGTTTTTCTCTTTTCTTTTTCCCTCCTTTCCTAAGATTTTTGAGTCATTCTGAATAATTAACCATTATCAGGACGCACCCCTCCCTTGGGCGGCGCCAAGGCCGCCAGCAGGCTAAGCGTTAAACGATACAGCGGTTTGTCTTTCAAGTTGTGTGTGAGAAACAAAAACACTATACTCATCTTTCCTTTGGAAAACGTTAAGCAAAGCGATATCGGCTCTCATGTCAGCGGCAGCTTGGGACTGGAGCTGCCCGGAGATCAAACCCGCCTCTTTTAATTGTTTTATCACTTGATTGAATGCTTCAATGAATTCCAGAAGACATGCCATGAAAATGATTTTGGGATCAATGGGGTTGCGGCCGGCAGGGTTTTCATTATTATACGCGTCTTTTACTAATGCAGGGATGAAGTCAAGATTTAAAAAATCTTTAATTTTAACCAGTTTATGGTCTTTGGGAATGAAATTGCGGAAAATGAAATCGTCGAAGAATGTTTTTTCTTTAGCAGATGTTTTAAGCATTAGATTCCTCCTATATCAATAGTTTACTACTTCAGGAGAATATGTCAAAAACAGCATTCTATGTATTCCTTAGAGTGACCGACAGCTGGAATGTCTACGGCACAACATTGTATATGCGCAGCAAAGAATTGTTGAATTTTCCTGTTCGCGTAAGAGAGGGGGATACAAAAAGAAAAATGGCAACAGGCGAATTGCCTACTTGGCGGCGATCGCTATATGGATTAACAGAACGAACTGCTATAAAAAATGAAGGTGGATATCTATTTTCCCAAAACTATCGCCATGATCAAAATTCTAATTTTTTTAGATTAATTAGGATAGCGGATATTGATGTTCTCCAAAACGGGAATGGAGATCAGCGGAAGAAAGTCCTTCAAGAAATAGGAAAGAGAGGCGAAAATGCGGCTGATCAGACTACAGTTGAATTTAGCAAGCTCCTGAAGCAAGCAGGAATAATTGTTCCAGATCAAATCGGAGTTGACGATAGTCTTTTTTCCATATTATTAGAAGCAGGACGTTTAGAACCCGCGATGAAAGCAACACTCGCGAAGCTCTTAAAAAGTTTAACAAGAGAAGACCTCGACGAGCTCTTCGTTAGAAGATACATTGAATTCCGTCTCAACGATCTCGTTGGAGGTTTATCAAAAGCCAATCTCAACAAGCTCATTGGCGGCATATCAGATGAAGACTGCAAAAGGCTCATCAAGGGTTTAGGGCGTGATAGCTTTTTTGCTAATGCAAGGATTATTCATGAAAAACATCCGAATTTATTTGCAGAGAGGATTCTTCCGTATCTTCTTAACAAAGAGGAGCCATATCGCCCCTGATGCGAGGAGCGGCTAGATATTATTGGATCGGGGTAATGTCCAAATAATCCCATCTCTTCTTCCAAGCGCATGATCTTTATGCTAAATATTTGCCACATCTAAAAATCGAGCCTTGATTACACACTCATCATATTCTCCTTCGGGTGTTGAGTACCATGTAATACCGCCGCCGATGCCCATCTCATCCGAGAAATCCCAACTTCCAACTTCAAAATCCCAACAATGTTGTATTAATATTGTCCGGATCGGGACGTTGAAGAACATATCTCTATTTGGGGTAGAATATCCAATTGCGCCGGTATAGATATTTCTTTCTTCTTCTTCCAATTCTCTTATAATTTCCATTGCGCGGATCTTTGGGGCGCCCGTTACGGATCCTGATGGAAAAAGCGCTTTGAATACATCATAAATTGGGATTTCTTTATTAGTATTCCCTTTAACAGTTGAAGTCATCTGGTAAACTGTCCGATATTTTGCAACTTCGCAAAGTTTTGTTGTTTTAACCGAGCCTTTATCGCAAATTCTTCCCAAGTCATTCCTCAAAAGGTCGGTTATCATTATATTCTCGGCTCGATTCTTTGGGTCGCGATGCAGCCATGTCTTCCCGTAAATATTATTTATAAACGATCCATCCCTAAGAAGTGTTCCCTTCATAGGTTTAACGATTATTTCTCTATTTGTCTTTTTTAGGAACATTTCGGGGGACAGCGATAAAAGATCGAAGTCTTCATGCTTGATATATGCTGGATAGGGGACAGGTTGGTAATTTAGAAGCTTTTTGTAAAGAGCATATGTATCGCCTTTATGATCGAACCTCTTTTTTACGCAGAAGGTTATTTGGTATGTGTCGCCTTTGGCTATGTATTCTTTTATTTTGTTGATCTTGTCATGATATTGGGGTTGTGATAGATTGAAAGGGGGATCGGTTTGGGTGACGATGCCCGTATCGTCTAGGGGTAACGTCTTTCGGCCGACATCCGTTTTAACGTTGCCGAAACGGGCCTCGTTGCCTTTGCCGTAACCGTTGTATATTCCGAAGCATAGCAGCGGAAAATCGAATACTTCTTTTTTCTGAAGGACTTTCTCGAAGGCATACCCGGCTTCGTATGACAAAAAGCCCGCCAAGTAAAAGCCCTTCGAAATTGATCGTTCCATCTCTTCAAAGCAATTTTCTATCTCGGAAAGCTTATAAGTTTGTATTAAGCCGATGGGCTTATCGAATATTAAGTTTTGTTTATCGAAGTTTATCTCGCATAGCATAATTTGGGGTCTGGATGGCCGCGGCCTATAGCATGACTTGTTTGAATTATACCACAATGGTGTTAAAATTAGCTCATGCATAGCCACGAGCACGAGGCAAAAAGCCAAAGTTCTTTAATAATCACTCTGTCGGTTACAGCCATTATAATGTTCGTCGAATTCTTGGGGGGGGTGTTTTCGAACAGTTTGGCGCTGCTTTCCGATTCGGGCCACATGCTGACCGATGTTTTCTCGCTTGCTTTTGCTCTCTTGGCATTTTGGGTCGCAAGAAAAGTATCAGGCAATGTTGAAAAAACTTATGGGTATTATCGCCTAGAGATACTCTCTGCACTGGCAAATGGCGTAATTTTGGTTCTAATCGCGATCGCGATCTTTTGGGGCGCTTTTCGCCGGTTTTATTCTCCTCATGAAATAAACAGCAATTTAATGATGATCGTTGCCTTGGTGGGTCTTCTCGCAAACCTATTTTCAATATATATCCTTTCCCCCCACAGTAAAGAAAATTTAAATATTAAGGGCGCATTTCGGCATGTCGCATCTGATACTTTGTCTTCAATAGGCGTCATAATTGGCGGTCTGATCATCATGTTCACGGGCTTCACTGCGATCGATCCTATATTAAGCATAATAATAGGTCTTTTGATCTTGCGCGGCGCATACGATATTCTAACGGAATCTATTTCCATTCTTCTCGAAGCTGTTCCGGAAAGCATAGAACTTCCAAATGTTATAAAAAGCATCAAAGAGATCGAAGGCGTAAAAAATATCCACGACCTGCACATATGGACCATTACATCCGGCTATCACGCGCTGTCAGCGCATATTGACCTTGAAGACGCAAAGCTTTCGGAGTGCAGCGGAATTTTGGACAAGATCGAGGATATGCTCCATGATAAATTCAATATTGAACATGCGACTTTGCAGCCCGAGTGCGAATCATGTGAGGGAGGAATGATTTGCAGCAGACCCCACAAGCATTAAAGGAAAAGATCGATCAGATACTCCCATTGGTCCGGCGTCCGGCGCGCTATATCGGCAACGAATTGAATTCGATCCATAAAGATTGGGACAAGACGGCAATAAAGATCGCCATTGGCTACCCCGATCTATACGAGGTCGGCATGTCAAATCTTGGCATCCAAATTCTCTATCATATTCTTAATTTCCATGATGATGTTTTGTGCGAAAGATTTTTCTGTCCCGCAAATGATTTGGCCGAACAGCTGACAGCTAACGGCTTACCACTTTTCTCATTGGAATCCTGTCGGCCTTTGGGGGATTTTGACATGCTTGGCCTTTCCGTTGGGCATGAATTAACTTATACGAACATCATCACGATACTTAAACTTTCGAACATCTCAATTTTTGGCAAAGATCGATCAGACACCGATCCGCTTGTTTTTGCGGGAGGGCCCAGTACCTTCAATCCCATGCCTATCGAGGACTTTGTCGATTTTTTTGTTATAGGGGAAGCGGAGGAAGTGATCCTTGAAATAGTACAAGTAGTAACGGGCAACGAGGGACGAGTAACGAGATTAAAAAAGCTTTCAGAAATCCAAGGGGTTTACGTCCCTTCGATCGGAAATAAGACTAAAAAAAGATACGTAAAAGACCTTGATTCGGCGCCGTACCCCATAAAACCTATAGTTCCATTCCTTGAAACGATCCATGACAGGGCGGTCATCGAAGTTATGAGAGGATGCAAGCACGGGTGTAAATTCTGCAGTGCCTTTTGCGATTACAGGCCCGTCAGGGAGAGGAAAGCGGAAACTGTTTTGCGCCTGGCGCGGGAGATCATTCAAAATACCGGATACGAAGAACTTTCTTTAATATCTCTATCTTCATCAGATTATTCGGAGATCGAACCTATTGCGAGAATACTTTCGACCGAACTCGCTCCAAAGAAAATTAATGTCGCATTGCCATCGCTCCGATTGGATTCTCTCGGTGTAAAGCTCATGAAAGAGATCCAAAGGGTACGTCCAACTTCTGTGACGGTCGCCCCTGAAGCAGGGACCGATAGGCTGAGGGGACATATAAGGAAAAACTTGACCGAAGAGCAAATATTGTCGGGTGCTAGGGTCGCGTTCTCGGAAGGGATAACAAGCATTAAGCTATATTTTATGATAGGACTTCCGACGGAGAAAGTCGACGACCTATATGCGATAGCGAACCTTGCAAAAAAAGTAATCCAGATAGGGCTTGAATATTCGCATAAGGCCCATGTCACGGCCGCTGTCTCAACATTTATTCCGAAGCCGCATACTCCTTTTGAAAGAGAGAAGCAGATCTCGCTTCCTGAGATCCTTGAGCGCCAACAAATATTGAGACAAAATGTTCGTGGAAGAGGTTTGGAATTGAGATGGCATGACGCCAAAACTTCAATTATTGAGGGTGTTTTTTCGCGGGGAGACAAAAGGTTGTCGAAGGTGATCGAGCAAGCTTGGAATCTTGGCGCGCGCCTTGATGCTTGGTCGGAGAATTTCAAATTCGAACAATGGGAACAGGCATTTAAGAATTGCGGGATCTCCATGGATGAATATCTAAGGGAAAGGGCAGAGGGTGAAGCGCTTCCTTGGGGGAATATTTCTTGTTCATTGTAAAGATAATATATACAAAAGATGAATCAATTAAATTCATATCTCACCTTGATTTGATCCGCGCTCTTGAGCGGACGATAAGGCGAGCCGATCTTCCAATTTTATATTCACAAGGCTTCAATCCACGCATGAAGATATCATACAAGACTAGGGCATTAAAAGTGGGGGAAACATCCGATGCCTGCGAAGCGGAATTGACTTTCGAAACACAATTAGAGCTCTTAAAAGAAAGGCTAAATGAGGCCGCCCCAAAGGGGATCAGGATACTTATTATTGACGGTATTAAGAACTTATAGTATAATTAACACTGTTATGTACGCAATCATTGAAACGGGAAATAAACAATATAGGGTCCAAAAAGGCGATGTGATCGAGATAGAATTGCTGCCGGTATCGGATAGCGTCGATTTCGAGCATGTACTTTTGGTATCGGCCGACGATAAGATCGAAGTTGGAGCCCCTTATGTTAAGGGAGCCATAGTTTCGGGCAAGGTTCTTGAAACTTTCAAGGACGAGAAGGTCATAAACTACAAGTATAAGCACAAAGTCAATTATCATCGCAAAAAAGGGCACAGACAAAATCTAATGAAAGTTGAAATTCAGGAGGTTTCTTCTCATGGCACATAAAAAGGGCGGCGGGACATCCCGTAACGGCCGCGATTCAAATGGACAACGATTAGGCACCAAGGTTTACGGCGGACAACACATCCTTTCAGGCGGCATAATCCTCAGGCAGAGAGGAACACACATATATCCGGGTAAAAATGTAGGACTTGGTTCCGACCATACTCTTTTTGCCACAGCCGAAGGATTTGTAACGTTTTCAGGCAACAAAGTTTCAGTTCTTCCTCAAGCATAATTTGACATTTGTCATTTGACATTTGTCATTATATAATAGCCTGACTATGGCTAGATACGACACAATCGTAATTAAGATCGGAAGCTCGACTTTAACCAACGAAAAAGGCAAACTAGACCTTCCAAACCTAAAGCGCATCGTAAAAGAAGTAGCCGACCTCAAGAAGAAAGTCATCATCGTTACATCGGGCTCAATTGTTACAGGATCGGAGAGGTTAGGGCTTAAGACCAAACCAAAAACGATCCCCGAAAAACAATCCGCCGCGGCTGTAGGCCAAGCGATACTAATGCGCCAATACGATAAAGCCTTTGAAGCATTTGGCGTTACCGTCGCTCAAGTACTTTTGACCCGCGACGAATTGTCGGGCGGTGAAAGAAAGTTCAATGCGAAAAATTGCCTTCATATGCTTCTCAAGGAAGGCGTTGTTCCCGTAATAAACGAAAATGATGCCGTCGCGGTCGAAGAAATAAAAGTGGGGGACAACGACACGCTTTCTGCTTTGGTTTCTGTTATGATCGAAGCTGACCTCCTAGTCCTGCTTACCGATGTCGACGGCTTTTATTTGAGTTCCGATGAAGGCATCCCCTATAAAGTCGAACAAATAGACGATATCAATAATGAGGTTGAAGATGCCGCCGGGCATCCAAGCACTCAACTTGGGATAGGCGGCATGAAAACAAAGATCCAAGCGGCCAAAATATGCAAAAAAGCCGGCATTCCTGTTATCATCGCGCATGGGAGAACAACCGGCGTCATACAAAAAATCGCCGCCGGTGAAAAAGTTGGGACAAAATTTATATGAGCGAAGTTGAAGCAAAAGCAAAAGCTGCAAAAATAGCATCTATAAAGCTTGGAAATGTTCCAACCAAGGTCAAGAATTATGCTTTAGAAAAAATTGCCGATGCACTGAATAAGAATGCAAAATCCATTTTGGACGCAAATTCTATCGATCTTGAAGCCGGGGAGAAAAAAGAACTCTCCCGTTCGCTTTTGGACAGGCTGTCTCTTGATGGCGACAGGATAAAATCGATCGTGGAATCCCTATTCATCGTAAAAAATCTACCTGATCCAGTTGGCGAAGTTCTGTCTGAATGGCGAAGGTCTAATGGATTAAAGATCAAGAAAGTCAGGGTTCCGCTGGGTGTTATCGGAATAATCTACGAGGCCAGGCCCAATGTCACTGTGGATTCTGTGGCGCTATGTCTTAAGGCCGGGAATGCGGTGGTGCTTCGCGGAGGATCGGACGCTATTAATTCCAATATCATGCTTACAAAAGTTGTTCGAGAAGCTGCGTATGACGCGGGGATACCGGACGGATCGATCCAACTCATAGAAAATACGAATCGTGATTCCGCTGAAGAGATGATGGAGCTTCGCGACTATATTGATGTCTTGATACCGCGCGGCGGGAAAGGCTTGATACAAAATGTCATCAGGCGTTCAAGGATCCCGACTATCGAAACTGGCGAGGGCAATTGCCACGCATATGTAGAAAAGTCAGCCGATCTTAAGATGGCCGTAAATATTGTTCTCAATGCCAAAGTTTCTCGTCCATCTGTTTGCAACGCAATCGAAACACTATTAGTCGATGAAGCGATAGCCAGCAAGTTCCTGCCCATGGTTTTTGCCAAGCTTCGT
This window harbors:
- the rpmA gene encoding 50S ribosomal protein L27, yielding MAHKKGGGTSRNGRDSNGQRLGTKVYGGQHILSGGIILRQRGTHIYPGKNVGLGSDHTLFATAEGFVTFSGNKVSVLPQA
- the proB gene encoding glutamate 5-kinase; translation: MARYDTIVIKIGSSTLTNEKGKLDLPNLKRIVKEVADLKKKVIIVTSGSIVTGSERLGLKTKPKTIPEKQSAAAVGQAILMRQYDKAFEAFGVTVAQVLLTRDELSGGERKFNAKNCLHMLLKEGVVPVINENDAVAVEEIKVGDNDTLSALVSVMIEADLLVLLTDVDGFYLSSDEGIPYKVEQIDDINNEVEDAAGHPSTQLGIGGMKTKIQAAKICKKAGIPVIIAHGRTTGVIQKIAAGEKVGTKFI
- a CDS encoding glutamate-5-semialdehyde dehydrogenase — encoded protein: MSEVEAKAKAAKIASIKLGNVPTKVKNYALEKIADALNKNAKSILDANSIDLEAGEKKELSRSLLDRLSLDGDRIKSIVESLFIVKNLPDPVGEVLSEWRRSNGLKIKKVRVPLGVIGIIYEARPNVTVDSVALCLKAGNAVVLRGGSDAINSNIMLTKVVREAAYDAGIPDGSIQLIENTNRDSAEEMMELRDYIDVLIPRGGKGLIQNVIRRSRIPTIETGEGNCHAYVEKSADLKMAVNIVLNAKVSRPSVCNAIETLLVDEAIASKFLPMVFAKLREAHVELRGDAKVLEIDQTVKPATDEDWATEFLGLILAVKVVKNYEEAVSHINKFSTKHSETIITKDRKAADYFTSYIDSAAVYVNASTRFTDGGEFGFGAEIGISTQKLHARGPMGLPELTTYKYVVSGTGQTR
- a CDS encoding anthranilate synthase component I family protein — its product is MERSISKGFYLAGFLSYEAGYAFEKVLQKKEVFDFPLLCFGIYNGYGKGNEARFGNVKTDVGRKTLPLDDTGIVTQTDPPFNLSQPQYHDKINKIKEYIAKGDTYQITFCVKKRFDHKGDTYALYKKLLNYQPVPYPAYIKHEDFDLLSLSPEMFLKKTNREIIVKPMKGTLLRDGSFINNIYGKTWLHRDPKNRAENIMITDLLRNDLGRICDKGSVKTTKLCEVAKYRTVYQMTSTVKGNTNKEIPIYDVFKALFPSGSVTGAPKIRAMEIIRELEEEERNIYTGAIGYSTPNRDMFFNVPIRTILIQHCWDFEVGSWDFSDEMGIGGGITWYSTPEGEYDECVIKARFLDVANI
- a CDS encoding cation transporter — protein: MHSHEHEAKSQSSLIITLSVTAIIMFVEFLGGVFSNSLALLSDSGHMLTDVFSLAFALLAFWVARKVSGNVEKTYGYYRLEILSALANGVILVLIAIAIFWGAFRRFYSPHEINSNLMMIVALVGLLANLFSIYILSPHSKENLNIKGAFRHVASDTLSSIGVIIGGLIIMFTGFTAIDPILSIIIGLLILRGAYDILTESISILLEAVPESIELPNVIKSIKEIEGVKNIHDLHIWTITSGYHALSAHIDLEDAKLSECSGILDKIEDMLHDKFNIEHATLQPECESCEGGMICSRPHKH
- the rplU gene encoding 50S ribosomal protein L21 encodes the protein MYAIIETGNKQYRVQKGDVIEIELLPVSDSVDFEHVLLVSADDKIEVGAPYVKGAIVSGKVLETFKDEKVINYKYKHKVNYHRKKGHRQNLMKVEIQEVSSHGT
- a CDS encoding nucleotidyltransferase domain-containing protein, which gives rise to MVTKTKVDQAIRSIKDSVDPDEIYLFGSYISGKIKENSDLDICIIKDGVADKHSLLSKAKKSIFNIEMPTDILFFSKEAFVKRQNLWGTIQYEIFHKGKKVYER
- a CDS encoding 2-hydroxymuconate tautomerase family protein — translated: MPIVKIGMWAGRTAEMKKKLIENVTKTVCDTLECKTEAVIIVIEDIPKENWGQAGKQGE
- a CDS encoding DUF2344 domain-containing protein; this translates as MFIVKIIYTKDESIKFISHLDLIRALERTIRRADLPILYSQGFNPRMKISYKTRALKVGETSDACEAELTFETQLELLKERLNEAAPKGIRILIIDGIKNL
- a CDS encoding radical SAM protein, with the protein product MQQTPQALKEKIDQILPLVRRPARYIGNELNSIHKDWDKTAIKIAIGYPDLYEVGMSNLGIQILYHILNFHDDVLCERFFCPANDLAEQLTANGLPLFSLESCRPLGDFDMLGLSVGHELTYTNIITILKLSNISIFGKDRSDTDPLVFAGGPSTFNPMPIEDFVDFFVIGEAEEVILEIVQVVTGNEGRVTRLKKLSEIQGVYVPSIGNKTKKRYVKDLDSAPYPIKPIVPFLETIHDRAVIEVMRGCKHGCKFCSAFCDYRPVRERKAETVLRLAREIIQNTGYEELSLISLSSSDYSEIEPIARILSTELAPKKINVALPSLRLDSLGVKLMKEIQRVRPTSVTVAPEAGTDRLRGHIRKNLTEEQILSGARVAFSEGITSIKLYFMIGLPTEKVDDLYAIANLAKKVIQIGLEYSHKAHVTAAVSTFIPKPHTPFEREKQISLPEILERQQILRQNVRGRGLELRWHDAKTSIIEGVFSRGDKRLSKVIEQAWNLGARLDAWSENFKFEQWEQAFKNCGISMDEYLRERAEGEALPWGNISCSL
- a CDS encoding HEPN domain-containing protein; its protein translation is MKDERQLVADEWLQFAKDDLESAKIILKESDNYHITVYHTHQSIEKLFKWFLLKNKQRFPFIHDLKELFRSINNIKKLSLQFDDITYIDDFYPQLRYPTGENITKEEAEKSLIIVEKVFKELTI